Proteins from a single region of Hordeum vulgare subsp. vulgare chromosome 6H, MorexV3_pseudomolecules_assembly, whole genome shotgun sequence:
- the LOC123402506 gene encoding uncharacterized protein LOC123402506 translates to MQAFARLSSPAASRKVVSGVSAAVTKPCYRTWRWKAHAAPLSAPDPPKGKKREYISKNERKARMKEFIEGYQASNDGRFPTSQMIRKSVGGSHYTIRDVLSEVKYNQIKFPFDKSQAAQLQETAEGAEQSRPEEESGNSSFNSHSFNGNQDEDATLLSQKDSFAGTTIMENTEASISLDAKYNEAKLPLRNTEAAQLHGTGECAELSRPEESGSSALNSDDTLLSQKDSAMGTTIIENNQPLGSLESQDSSHYSGETEIAKQDSCTAVADANDLTVSKQAEIDSMKTEAPISLELETKSDYGNPQWETEANELHSNNVKSSHDPNEPTVSDQTERDTVIKGNVLHREDNPEVERQGSSNTSLLGSLKSFASGIRNFWRNL, encoded by the exons ATGCAGGCGTTCGCGCGCCTCTCCTCCCCCGCCGCCTCCAGAAAGG TGGTTTCGGGCGTCTCTGCCGCGGTCACAAAGCCGTGCTACCGGACATGGCGATGGAAGGCGCATGCGGCGCCGCTGTCGGCTCCGGACCCACCCAAGGGCAAGAAGAGGGAATACATAtccaaaaatgaaaggaaggctaGGATGAAGGAGTTTATTGAGGG TTACCAGGCATCAAATGACGGTCGATTTCCGACTAGTCAAATGATTCGTAAAAGTGTTGGAGGGAGTCACTACACAATTAGGGATGTACTCTCGGAAGTGAAGTATAACCAGATAAAGTTTCCGTTTGATAAGTCTCAGGCAGCCCAGCTTCAGGAGACAGCTGAAGGTGCTGAGCAGTCAAGGCCAGAGGAGGAGAGTGGAAACAGTTCATTTAACTCTCACAGCTTTAATGGAAATCAGGACGAAGATGCCACGCTCCTATCCCAGAAAGATTCCTTTGCCGGCACTACAATCATGGAAAAT ACTGAAGCTTCCATTTCTTTGGACGCAAAGTACAATGAGGCGAAGTTACCACTACGTAACACCGAGGCAGCCCAGCTTCACGGGACAGGTGAATGTGCTGAGCTATCAAGGCCCGAGGAGAGTGGGAGCAGTGCATTGAACTCAGATGACACACTCCTCTCCCAGAAAGATTCTGCTATGGGCACTACAATCATAGAAAAC AATCAACCATTGGGATCTCTGGAGTCACAAGACTCCTCTCATTACAGTGGAGAAACTGAGATTGCCAAGCAAGATTCATGTACGGCAGTAGCAGATGCGAATGACCTGACTGTATCAAAACAAGCAGAAATTGATAGCATGAAG ACTGAAGCACCCATATCTTTGGAACTAGAGACTAAGTCAGACTACGGGAATCCTCAATGGGAAACTGAAGCTAACGAGTTGCATTCGAACAATGTGAAAAGTTCCCATGATCCAAATGAACCAACTGTATCTGATCAAACTGAACGTGACACGGTGATCAAAGGAAATGTACTTCACAG AGAAGACAACCCCGAGGTCGAGCGCCAGGGATCAAGCAATACAAGTCTTTTAGGGAGCCTGAAATCGTTTGCTTCTGGGATCAGAAACTTCTGGAGAAATCTGTAA